Below is a genomic region from Rhodohalobacter mucosus.
CTGGGGTTACGATCCCTTCCACTTCAATGTGCCTGAGGGAAGCTACTCCACAGACCCGGATGGCCCGAAGCGTATCCTGGAATTCCGTGAAATGGTTCAGGCCCTCAATGACATTGGGCTGAAACTGGTGATTGACGTGGTGTACAACCATACCCACGCCACGGGTTTGTCGACCTACTCGGTGCTCGACAAGGTGGTGCCTGATTACTACCAGCGGCTTAATATCGACACCGGAGAGGTGGAAACCTCCACCTGCTGCTCCAACACCGCCGCTGAATTCCTTATGATGGAGAAGCTGATCATCGATTCGGTCCTGTTGTGGGCAGAGCACTACAAGGTGGACTCCTTCCGGTTTGACCTGATGGGGCACCATCCCAAATACGTCATGGAAAATCTGCAAGAGGCGCTCAATGAGCTTACTGTCGAGGAGCATGGCGTGGATGGAAAAGGCATTTATATCTACGGCGAGGGATGGAATTTCGGGGAAGTGGCCGATAACCGTATTTTTGACCAGGCCACCCAGTTCATGACCGGGGGAATGGGCATCGGGCACTTCAACGACCGGATCCGCGATGCGGTGAAAGGCGGCTTCTACTCCTGGACCGGACGCGACCAGGGGTTTGCCACCGGGAAGTATCTCTTTCCGAATGAGGAGTCGAATGCATCAGAAGAAGAAAAAGCAGCCCTTCTCGACCAGGCCGATCGCGTTCGCGTAGGAATGGCCGGCAACCTGAGCACCTATCGGTATGTAAATCGATTCGGGCAAGCCGTCGATGGCGGCAATGAGGGAATCGGCTATACCCTGATGCCCCAGGAGACGGTAAACTATCTCGACAAGCACGACAACGAAACCCTGTGGGACAACACCCAGGCCAAACTTCCTTTTGACATGATGATGGAGGGCCGCGTTCGGGTGCACCTGCTCAGCAATGCGTTTATCAATTATGGTCAGGGCGTACCTTTTTACCAGCTGGGCTCAGACCTGCTCCGATCCAAGTCGATGGACCGCGACAGTTACGACTCTGGGGACTGGTACAACGCCATCGATTATACCATGGAAACCACCCACTGGGGTAAGGGGCTTCCGCCGGCGTGGCGAAACGAGGACCGCTGGGATGCGCTCCGAACCATCATGCAAAACGAGAATGTGGACATCACCAAAGAGCATATGGAATTTACGCGTGAGGTGTTTCTGGATCAGATCCGGGTCCGCTACAGCTCCCCGCTATTCCGGCTTCAATCCGCAGAAGAGATCCAAAAACGGGTGGCCTTTCACAACACCGGCCCGGATCAGGATCCGGGGTTGATTGCCATGACTATCTCCGACGGTGCGTGTGCGGGTGAATCGCTCGATCCCAATTATGACGGAATCCTGGTGCTCTTTAATGCTGACGACGAACCCAAAACCGTTGACTCAGGGCTAACCGGAATGATGCTTCACCCGCTGCTTGAAGACGGCAGTGATCCGGTACTACGGGAGGCTTCGATTACCACCGGCGGCAGCGTTCAGGTCCCGGCACTCTCCGCCCTGGTATTCGTGAAGCCGCAAGCCGGCGGCCAGGGAGAGTTTGTGTGTAATGAGGTGGAGTAAATTGGGAAATGCATGAGTGGGGCGAGGAAAAAAGTCCCCTCTCGAGAGGGGACAGATTTGAACAAGCAGGCATAGCCTGTCTTGAGAGGATCAGGGGTGTGTCCGGAGCATTGACACGGATTCGGGATGGTGTTTTACTCTCCACCCCCACTGACACACCCCTCGCTTAGCAAATCGGACTTCGTCCGTTTGCCCTCGCATTTCCCCTCTCCAGAGGGAACTTTAGATGGCCTCGATGAATGCCCGTAAACACACCCCTTTCCCGGATGAATCACGCTTCGCATTTTCATACGGGTATGTCCCCTCTTGCCGAAGGCATCCCTACGGGGCAAGAGGGGGTGGATGGTGGCCTTCGGCGAAGGCGCCACTTATTTACAGCCCCAGCTTTCGTTTCTGCAACAATACCTCATGCTCTATCGCACCCAGCACATAATCGATATCCTTCAAGACTTCCTCATTCCAGAAACGGATTACGTTCAGGCCCAGCTCCTGAAGTCTTCTCTCTCTGGCAATGTCTGCTGCTGCCTGAACCTCCAACAGATGAGAATATCCATACAGCTCAATGACCAGCCACAGCTCGCTGCAGATGAAATCAACAATAAACTGATCAACCGGTCGCTGCCGGTGAAAGTCATATCCGTACATCTGTCTCCCTTTCAGATGCTTCCACAGGATGATCTCACTCATGGTGCTGTTGTTCCGAAGCTCACGGGCCAGCTTTTTCAGCTTTGGATTGTATGATATGATAGGTCTCTTCATGATTAATCAATTGATTTCTCCCCTTTTTAGTAAGAACCCATAATTCCGAAATCCTTACAGTATTATCAACAATCAAGAAACGAGGTCAGGTGGAAAAGTCCCCTCTTGAGAGGGGACAGATATGAGAAAGCTCGCACAGCGAGCCTTTCGAGGATCAGGGGTGTGTCCGGGGCGATGATGCGGGTTCGGGATGGTGTTTCACTCTCCACCCCCGCTGACACACCCCTCGCTCAGCAAACCGGACTTCATCCTTTTGCTTTCGCATTTCCCCTCTCCAGAGGGGACAGATTCGAACAAGCAGGCAAAGCCTGACTTTGGAGAATCAGGGGTATGTCCCCTTTCACTTTTCCCGGTAATCAGATAGATTCCGCCATGGCACGAAATTCGTCAGATACCAAATCACAACCTCTCTTCTCATTCACCCTCCGGCGAAGCAGAGTACTTTTTGTTATGGTGATGCTGACAGCCGTACTTGCCGTCGTGTGGCCCGGCCATGCACTTTTTTCAGATCCCGAACCCTTTATCCTCGGCTTTCCGCTCAGTTTTGCATGGGTCATCTTCTGGGTACTTGTCAGTTTTGCAGCTATGAGTGGTCTCTATCTGTCCGACTTGAATCATGAAGATGAGGAAGAGTAGGTAATGGAATCCGGAACAATCATTCTGGTCATTGTAGGGCTCTATCTCCTGGTCTCTCTGGTGATGGGAATCATACCCTCGCTTCGAATCACATCCAGCGTAGACGGCTATGTTGCCGGGGACCGCAGCATGAATGTATTTATCATGTATTTTGTGCTGGGCGCGTCGATCTTCTCCTCTTTTGCTTTTCTGGGCGGGCCGGGCTGGGCTTACTCACGCGGCGCTGCTGCGTTCTACATCATATCCTATGGTGTAATCGGTATCGTACCGCTCTATTTTTTTGGTCCCAGGGCCTGGCGGCTTGGCAAAACATACGGATTTGTAACACAGGCCGAACTGCTTGCCAACCGCTTTAACAGCAAAGGACTTTCCGTGATCCTTGGATTTCTGAGTGTTGCGGTATTCATACCCTATCTTACGCTGCAGATGATTGGATCGGGCTACGTGCTGAATGTCATCAGTGAAGGAATGATCCCTTACTGGGCGGGTGCCGGTATCACCTACCTGGTAGTCCTGATTTATGTGTATTTGAGCGGTGTGATGGGAGTTGGATGGTCGAATGCATTTCAGGGACTGTTCATGATGGTTCTTGCATGGTTCCTGGGAATTTATCTGCCGAACGAACTCTACGGGGGCATTGGCGAAATGTTCACCGCCATTATGGATTCGGGAGAGGCGAATATGCTCTATGCACCCGGCCTTGCTGCCGACGGCGAAACTCCGTGGGACTGGTGGGGATACGGATCAGCCGTGCTGGTTTCGGCAATCGGTTTTTCGGTATGGCCCCACTTTTTCATGCGCAGTTACGCAGCCCGAAGTCCGCGTTCATTCCGGCTGAGCGTAGTTCTCTACCCCACATTCCTGCTTTTTATGGTTCCCATACTCTTGATTGGATTCTCAGCCGTAGTGTCATTTCCGGGTGTGGAACCGGCCGACAGCATCCTTCCCCATATCCTGATGCAGCTGGATCTTCCAGCGGTTGTTATCGGGTTGTTCTGCGCCGGTGCACTTGCCGCATCCATGTCATCGGGCGATGCCATACTGCACTCGGCGGCCTCGGTTGGCATTCGGGACGGGATCCGTCCGCTGCTGAAACGTCCAATTTCCGACCACAGCGAGAGGTTTTTAATTCAGATCCTGGTCGTGTTGCTTGGACTGATTTCCTATCTCTTTGCAGTTGTGATCGATATCTCCATCGTTTCGCTGCTTCTTGGCGCATACGGGGGCGTAGCCCAGATCTTTCCGGTTGTGTTTGCAATGTTTTACTGGCCGCGTGCAACAAAAAGCGGAGCGCTTGCCGGCCTTTTCGGAGGGATTGCGGTAAACACTTTTTTTCTGCTGATGCCCGAGCTGAAGCCCCTGCCGATGCATGAAGGGGTCTACGGACTGATAGCCAACGTCGGGCTGCTTACAGGCGTGAGTCTCTTAACCAAACCGGATGACCCTGAACGGGTGGAGAGGTTTACAAAGAGCGGCGGGTAACTGGTTGATCGTCGGAGGCAGCCGGTTGTTTGTCGATAGTTGTTAGTTGTTCACATTGGAAGGTTACCATACAGTTTTTTCAATCTTCGCAAAGGCCATTCGACCACTAACAACTAACCACCCACGACAATCAACCTACAATTTATTCATTTCATCTGCCGCCTTCTGCACTGCCGACCCATTAAGTAGTGACGATCGTGTTTTTTTTGATGGCCAGGTTCAGGCATTCGTTCAGCAGCGCTATTTCTCGTTTTGGGGTTGGCACCTGCTAATTGCAAATCTCCAGTTGAGCAGCAACAAAGTGCATGCAATCAGATATTGCTGGAAGAACCTTTCACGGATTCCGAGATATCAAAACTAAGAAAAAAAGATGTTCCTATCTCGTTTCGCTGGTAGCAGAACTCACCGTCAAGCTGGGTCACCAGGGCTTTCACAAGCGTCATACCGAGACTTTCCTCATCATCCATGGAAAAGTTTTCCGGCAATCCCCTACCGTTATCCGTTATCTCCAGGAGAACCTTTTTATCCTGTCTTCGGATGTCGACCCTGATGTGACCTTCATCGGTTTCCGAAAATGCATGTTTATAACAGTTGGTCACCAACTCGTTGATCACAATGGCAAACGGGACGGCTTGATTGATATTCAACAGCACTTCATCACCGGTCAGCTGTACATCAATTTTTTCATATTGTCCCGAAAAGTACCCTAAATGATCGATCAGTTTGGCCGCATTCTTTTTTGCGTCGATTTTCGTGTATGAGGAGTATTGGTAAAGATCCTCATGAATGAGTGCTATTGATTTAATACGGCTCTGACTGTCAAGCAATACTTTCTGCGTATAGTCGTGTTCTGTTCTGAAAGCCTGCAGCTGCAGGAAGCCCGAAACAAGTGCCAGGTTGTTTTTCACTCTGTGGTGAACCTCCGACAGCAGGATCTCTTTCTCCTTCAGTGACTCCCGAATCTGCTCTTCGATAACTTTTTTCTCGTGTATATCCTGAAAGCTGCCGTACATGCGAATACATTTTCCATTCACTCTTTCAGCCTTGCCTATCGCGCGAATCCACCGTTCGTTTCCCTTTGCAGTAATAATCTGCAGTTCAACGTCAAACGGGGTGCCGGATTCGATCAGCTGCTCAATCGCATTAAGAATGGCTTTCCGGCTCTTACCCGGCTTGTAGAAATTGATCCCCAAATTCAGGTCCGGTTCAAAATCCGCATTCACCTCATGAATCTCTTTCGTAACCTGTGACCATGTCACTTTATCATTTAGAAGGTCCACTTCCCATGCACCGATTCGAGCCAGGCTGTGGGCCTGCTGAAGCAGAGTCTCCAGTCTGCGCTGCTCCGTAATGTCTATACCCGTTCCAAGAATGTAGTTTTTACCTTTATCCCGAAAAAAGGTGCCGGTGAGTTCATAGCATGGCAAATGGCCATCTTTGGTCTTTATCCTGGATGTCAGCGTAGCCGATCCTTCCTGAAAAGCGCGTTCCACTGCCTTGAGCATGCGTTGCTGGTCCTCTTCAAGGTAGAAGTCGAGTGGTTCCATCTCATCCAGTTCATCCCTTGTGTAGCCCAGAGCCTTAACGAAGTTGTCATTGACACGAACAAAGTTTTGATTCTCATCAAGCACGTAAAAGAGTCCGGGTAGAGAATTCAGAGCGTGATCAGTAAACTGTTTTTCGCTTACCAGCTGCTTTTCAATCTTCTTCCGCTCCTCAATATTGATCCCTGTGCCGATCAGATAGCGCTCTTCATTGAGCTCATCAACTAAAGCAGAAATAACATAGGGCACACTCTCTCCATCAATACCTTTGATTCGCAGTTCCAAATCCGTCAAACCAAAATCAAACGCTTCCCGGAAGCTATCCAATGCCAATAGCTCATCATCGGGATCCACAAACTCATAGAACATTTTTTTCTCAATGTCAGGATTGTATCCTGTCAACTCCCTGAGTTCATCGTTCACTCTCTCAACAACCCCGCTGCTGGAGATGATGAAAAAGATACCCGGCATACTATCGATGATCTTTTCATTGAGATGGACCTGGCTTTTGAGTCTTTTTTCATATTCTTTGCGAATCGTTATATCGCGCATTACGGTCTGAATCTCAGTGACTTCATCGGACTCAGAAGTCCTAAGAGCTCGGTTTGCAGATTCCACCCACGTCCAGCCACCCTCCTTTTCCCTGATCCTGTAGTCAATAACCAGTGTATCATCAGTATCGGAAACTTTTTGGCGTAGTTCCGAAAGTCTGTCAATATCATCCGGATGGCAGTAACTGTAAGCAGACGTTCCAACCAGTTCGTCCGGATTGTATCCCATTATGGCTTTACAAGCGGGTGAAACATAAAGATAGGTGCCGTCAGGAGCCTGGCGGGTAATTACGTCCGTTGAGTTTTCAGCCAGAAGCCGGTAATTTTCTTTCTCATCACTCAATTGCTCTACACGCCTTTTTCGCTCTAGCATGAAGCCGATTTGCTTACCAAGGCTTTCAAGAATGTGCTCTGTAGTGTCATCTATCATTTGCTGCTCAGAGGAGTAGAATTCAATAACGGCCTCTGTCTCTTCATCCACAATCACAGGTACCATTAAACCCAACTGAATGCCGGACGCCATCAAGGGTTCTGCCCTCAAATAATCTTGGCTGAGGTCCGGTTTTTGAACCCAAAACGGCCTTTTTTCAAGAGCGGTTTTACCTACAAATCCCTCCCCAAGATTAAAAGACGTGCTTCTTGATGCTTGTACGAACTCATCATAACCGGGTCCGGCTGTGTTTTTTTCCAGCAGACATGACTCATATACGCTTTTTGCGTTGTCGGACTTCCTGATGAACAGATGGCCTATATCCAAATTGAAATACGAGTTAATGCGATTCATGCATTTGCTCAGAAGCTCTTCAAATGTTCCCTTTTCGTTGAAAATCTTGGCAATTTCATTTTGCAGATCCAGCAATCTGTTATAGTCTCCTGTCGAATGAAATGCCTTGCTATCCTCTGATATCGGCCGAACGATGGTGCAGCACATCTTTCCAAGATCCTCAAGTTGCACATCTTTTGCAGTGGTTTCCACCTCAATCAGCCGTCCGCTTTTATGCCTGGCTACTTGTCTGCTTTTACCCGGCTTCATGGTTTGGCTGAATGTGGGGGGATCTACAAACAAATCCTCCCTCTTAAGCCCATTGATCTCTTCACGCTTATATCCCAAAAGTTCGCAGACTTCCGGGTTGGCATCCACAATAATGTTGTCATCTTCGGGATCCGTGATAAGAATACCGTCATCGATCACCTTAAACAGTATGCGAAGATTGTTACTCATAGAAGTCATTCTCTTACTCAAATATTTTTTTTTCACACATCCGATGTATGAATTTGATATGCCAATTAACGCACGTATCCACCTCTTACATTGTTGCATAAAGCGCCAGCTCATTTGCCGGAAATGGATATAATGAGCGAAAAATTTCCAAACTAATTGCTTGGTTATTTCAGGAATCCGTGAAGTGGTTTATTCGGCAGAATCCTATCTGTCAGGGATAAAACAGGACTGTTTTAGTCACCTCTCTTCTTTTTGTGAAGTTATTATCTCCCAATAGGTTGGGTATGTATGAATACATTAATGAACTTAGTTTTAATATGCAAACAGCTCAGTTCTGCTCGGGATCATATAACGGTGAGGCACTATTTTTATTTCTCCGGCAACGCTCACTGCAGTACTTCACGTTTTGCCAGTCGCGCTGCCACTTTTTCCGCCAGGTGAAGGGACGGTTGCAGACCGGGCAGATTTTGGTTGGCAGATTCTTTTTGGACATAACCTATTTGATATGTGAGATGAGTGATGTTTGATTTATACTATTATGAATTCATTTAGAAGCGACCATAGAAATCGCTCATCGTACATCACTCATCTAACAGCTCACATCACAAATAGCCCTTCTTCACCAGCAGTTCGGCGTTCAGAATGGCTCCACCGGCTGCACCACGAACCGTGTTGTGTGCCATCGCAATGTAGGAGATATCCAGTACCCGGGTTTCGCGGATTCGGCCCACAGCTGTCTGCATTCCATTTTCGCTGTCGGCATGCAGGCGCGGTTGCGGATAGCGTTCATCCTCATGGATTTTTATGGGAAACGGCGGAGCAGATGGCAGTCCCAGGTCAGCAATCGGGCTTTGCCAGTTCTTCATCGCATCTATTACATCAGACGCTGACGCCTTGTTCTTAAGACCCACCGTCACTGCCAGCATATGCCCGTTCTCAACGGGTACACGCGTGGCTGTGGACTGAATCGGAAATGAAGCGTTCAGTATACCCTCTTCATTTAATTTGCCCAGTAATTTATGGGGTTCGCTTTCAACCTTGGATTCTTCCCCGCCAATGTAGGGAACCACATTTCCGAGAATATCGAGGCTGGCCACTCCCGGATAGCCTGCGCCGGATATGGCCTGCATGGAAGTGACAACCACGGCATCTATTCCGAACGCATCATAAAGCGGCTTGAGTGATGTAACCAGAGGCACAACCACACAGTTTGGATTGGTCACGATCCAGCCGGATCCGTCAGCGGTAAATTTTTGCTTCTTAATCAGTTCGATGTGATCCGGGTTTACCTCAGGAATCAACAGGGGTACGGTGGGGTCAGTGCGGTAGTTTTTGGCGTTGCTGATCACCGGGATGCCGGCCGAGGCAAAGTCTTTTTCAATGTCGGTGGCTACGGACGAATCGAGTCCGGAAAAGACAAAATCAACATCATCAAATTCGCCTGATACGCAGTTTCGCACACTCAGCCCGGCTACGGTGTCAGGCATCGGGACAGCTTCGATCCAGTTGGCGGCCTCTCTGTATGTTTTGCCTGCCGAGCGTTCAGAGGCACCCAGGGCGGTGATGGTGAACCACGGATGGTTTTGAAGAAGTCGGATAAATTTTTGCCCCACAGCGCCCGTCGCGCCGAGGATTCCTGCGTTAAATTTTGACATCGTATTCTTTCTCGCAGAGTCACGCAGATGATTCGCGAAGTTTCGCAGATTTCAGCTTGAATCTGCGGCTAACTCAGCGTAAATCTGCGAGAACCTGATTTATACTGTTTTTTATTTCTAATGTGAGCTAAAATAACAAACAATCCTCACAAACGGTTCATAGAGGTGAGATTTTTCCTATCTTTGTGATCTTTTTACGGAACTGAATTCATAGACAAAACCAATCAACCGAGCTGATTTTTACATGCCAGAAAAGAACCTGACCGGCCTCGACGACATCGTATCCCTCTCCAAATCCAGAGGATTTATTTTCCAATCATCCGAAGTGTATGGCGGACTGGCCGCCGTGTACGATTACGGCCCCCTCGGTGTGGAGCTGAAGCGCAACATCCAGAACACGTGGTGGAAAGCGATGACCCAGGCGCACGACAATATCGTTGGAATTGACGCCGCCATCTTCATGCATCCGAAGGTGTGGGAGGCCAGCGGTCACGTAGAAGGTTTTAACGATCCGATGATTGATGATAAACAGTCAAAAAAACGTTACCGGGCGGATATGCTTATTGAGGAGTATATTCAAAAGTTACGTGATAAAGGGAAAGCGGAAAAAGCGGATGACCTTCAGCAACAGCTTGACACGACCGGTACACGGAATGGGCTCTGCGAAGACCTCTACGAGATCATCATGCAGGAGGAGATCAAAGCACCTGATTCAGGGGCATTCGACTGGACCGAAGTGCGTCAGTTCAATTTGATGTTCAAAACCCACTACGGTGCAACGTCAAAAGATGATGAGGATGCCATCTATTTGCG
It encodes:
- the pulA gene encoding pullulanase-type alpha-1,6-glucosidase, with translation MSVTGAAAHWVDAGHLIWNPGTEAFSYALYYSDNAEIKVYDTEVTGGRFFELEPADEQVPIVQNRLRHLEGRPVFTLMVDKEDIRDAVKGQLIAVAFDGSGYPVAATHVQRHGVLDDLFYYDGKLGSVYHDNSIGLNLWAPTAQRVTLRVYDGEKNLIEEVAPVVESPENGVWRFEGPADWDRMYYRFDIRVYHRQTDTVEQYEVTDPYAVSLSTDSEYSQFVNLAEDPELKPNGWDSLVKELPFPTDITLYEAHMRDFSIIDQTVPEEHRGTYMAFTHNGEDGQDLTDGMDHLKVLADAGLTHLHLLPVNDIASVIEDRSERVDLDDPYRLLCDRLGIEELAEECERYGDQPIRDVFEEMAENDPVTLEIQNTLGARYPDHPARYDGFNWGYDPFHFNVPEGSYSTDPDGPKRILEFREMVQALNDIGLKLVIDVVYNHTHATGLSTYSVLDKVVPDYYQRLNIDTGEVETSTCCSNTAAEFLMMEKLIIDSVLLWAEHYKVDSFRFDLMGHHPKYVMENLQEALNELTVEEHGVDGKGIYIYGEGWNFGEVADNRIFDQATQFMTGGMGIGHFNDRIRDAVKGGFYSWTGRDQGFATGKYLFPNEESNASEEEKAALLDQADRVRVGMAGNLSTYRYVNRFGQAVDGGNEGIGYTLMPQETVNYLDKHDNETLWDNTQAKLPFDMMMEGRVRVHLLSNAFINYGQGVPFYQLGSDLLRSKSMDRDSYDSGDWYNAIDYTMETTHWGKGLPPAWRNEDRWDALRTIMQNENVDITKEHMEFTREVFLDQIRVRYSSPLFRLQSAEEIQKRVAFHNTGPDQDPGLIAMTISDGACAGESLDPNYDGILVLFNADDEPKTVDSGLTGMMLHPLLEDGSDPVLREASITTGGSVQVPALSALVFVKPQAGGQGEFVCNEVE
- a CDS encoding endonuclease domain-containing protein, with protein sequence MKRPIISYNPKLKKLARELRNNSTMSEIILWKHLKGRQMYGYDFHRQRPVDQFIVDFICSELWLVIELYGYSHLLEVQAAADIARERRLQELGLNVIRFWNEEVLKDIDYVLGAIEHEVLLQKRKLGL
- the asd gene encoding aspartate-semialdehyde dehydrogenase, whose product is MSKFNAGILGATGAVGQKFIRLLQNHPWFTITALGASERSAGKTYREAANWIEAVPMPDTVAGLSVRNCVSGEFDDVDFVFSGLDSSVATDIEKDFASAGIPVISNAKNYRTDPTVPLLIPEVNPDHIELIKKQKFTADGSGWIVTNPNCVVVPLVTSLKPLYDAFGIDAVVVTSMQAISGAGYPGVASLDILGNVVPYIGGEESKVESEPHKLLGKLNEEGILNASFPIQSTATRVPVENGHMLAVTVGLKNKASASDVIDAMKNWQSPIADLGLPSAPPFPIKIHEDERYPQPRLHADSENGMQTAVGRIRETRVLDISYIAMAHNTVRGAAGGAILNAELLVKKGYL
- a CDS encoding PAS domain S-box protein, whose amino-acid sequence is MSNNLRILFKVIDDGILITDPEDDNIIVDANPEVCELLGYKREEINGLKREDLFVDPPTFSQTMKPGKSRQVARHKSGRLIEVETTAKDVQLEDLGKMCCTIVRPISEDSKAFHSTGDYNRLLDLQNEIAKIFNEKGTFEELLSKCMNRINSYFNLDIGHLFIRKSDNAKSVYESCLLEKNTAGPGYDEFVQASRSTSFNLGEGFVGKTALEKRPFWVQKPDLSQDYLRAEPLMASGIQLGLMVPVIVDEETEAVIEFYSSEQQMIDDTTEHILESLGKQIGFMLERKRRVEQLSDEKENYRLLAENSTDVITRQAPDGTYLYVSPACKAIMGYNPDELVGTSAYSYCHPDDIDRLSELRQKVSDTDDTLVIDYRIREKEGGWTWVESANRALRTSESDEVTEIQTVMRDITIRKEYEKRLKSQVHLNEKIIDSMPGIFFIISSSGVVERVNDELRELTGYNPDIEKKMFYEFVDPDDELLALDSFREAFDFGLTDLELRIKGIDGESVPYVISALVDELNEERYLIGTGINIEERKKIEKQLVSEKQFTDHALNSLPGLFYVLDENQNFVRVNDNFVKALGYTRDELDEMEPLDFYLEEDQQRMLKAVERAFQEGSATLTSRIKTKDGHLPCYELTGTFFRDKGKNYILGTGIDITEQRRLETLLQQAHSLARIGAWEVDLLNDKVTWSQVTKEIHEVNADFEPDLNLGINFYKPGKSRKAILNAIEQLIESGTPFDVELQIITAKGNERWIRAIGKAERVNGKCIRMYGSFQDIHEKKVIEEQIRESLKEKEILLSEVHHRVKNNLALVSGFLQLQAFRTEHDYTQKVLLDSQSRIKSIALIHEDLYQYSSYTKIDAKKNAAKLIDHLGYFSGQYEKIDVQLTGDEVLLNINQAVPFAIVINELVTNCYKHAFSETDEGHIRVDIRRQDKKVLLEITDNGRGLPENFSMDDEESLGMTLVKALVTQLDGEFCYQRNEIGTSFFLSFDISESVKGSSSNI
- a CDS encoding sodium:solute symporter family protein, which codes for MESGTIILVIVGLYLLVSLVMGIIPSLRITSSVDGYVAGDRSMNVFIMYFVLGASIFSSFAFLGGPGWAYSRGAAAFYIISYGVIGIVPLYFFGPRAWRLGKTYGFVTQAELLANRFNSKGLSVILGFLSVAVFIPYLTLQMIGSGYVLNVISEGMIPYWAGAGITYLVVLIYVYLSGVMGVGWSNAFQGLFMMVLAWFLGIYLPNELYGGIGEMFTAIMDSGEANMLYAPGLAADGETPWDWWGYGSAVLVSAIGFSVWPHFFMRSYAARSPRSFRLSVVLYPTFLLFMVPILLIGFSAVVSFPGVEPADSILPHILMQLDLPAVVIGLFCAGALAASMSSGDAILHSAASVGIRDGIRPLLKRPISDHSERFLIQILVVLLGLISYLFAVVIDISIVSLLLGAYGGVAQIFPVVFAMFYWPRATKSGALAGLFGGIAVNTFFLLMPELKPLPMHEGVYGLIANVGLLTGVSLLTKPDDPERVERFTKSGG
- a CDS encoding DUF2256 domain-containing protein, which produces MSKKNLPTKICPVCNRPFTWRKKWQRDWQNVKYCSERCRRNKNSASPLYDPEQN